One uncultured Acidilobus sp. JCHS genomic window carries:
- a CDS encoding putative bile acid beta-glucosidase, whose product MGGVGTGSFEVGPDGRFREWLIFNNRPWANYGQPEWFMGPDDLVFFLRVEVEGEEPQLRGLFTGLWYSTCEDYTYRGCGPWVVMEPYHIPWAKPVEAVEMEVRYPVVALRYRDALLEEVGLEVEAELISPLLPGDLRTSSTPAVLLRFHMVNGGSSTARASIMAVARNPARSAGATARTDVVRARGWSGMVMRAEGVGEGHPMRDGALAVALAGEATGAVIKVNASDRPQLVRALRNLLVDFRGDGAVSGATSASSSSEDVFASLASRPVELKPRSSTDVDWVIAWYFPNHVDAAGQRVGHYYENFFSGVEQVVDYAFSNRDELRERAKRFSSVMYDVSYPSYVADLVTAQLTSLPKLTWLTREGHFGVWEGGPGCCGLNTVDVMLWAFTGVVNMYPELVKAAVKDVTRHILRPDKHYWYELFALAYPENMSLYREMLRRDPSIQNYPERLSAAIAEVVKRTGKDPTGRVPHSFRASFDLIDTYDRNDLMPELLLLALLAYYATGDGEFLRSIWGDLMTVVEGTRRQHDSLGTGLIEHYMPSDYEGMSRVAAEASAKGLLPGLYGGNVTRVLFSGPMYVMNSVNTFDTFSLLGMASFTGDLWAASLKAMAEAARREGLEGAEALRGYSERAYDSLVKILWNGSYFDDWYDSVSGLRDRAVLSAQLTGEWYLRLLGLGPGLDQDKVRSALREVYARNFRRWEGLLNGTYPGNPRPSMVGDVEEPNGTGILNRVGSQADTPWTGVEFGVASQMIYEGLVKEGLELLRSVHDRYASWGLYFNHLECNGHYSRPLAALTIPNAIAGVTYDSVAKELTIFPRLGSPFRGPALVSGSLLSVESAGPCPGVITVRHVDGLPLTLTSIRVDARGCLARVKVNGAEVKVTVEGDRVRLGEAIKLRPGDVLEVSLSATG is encoded by the coding sequence ATGGGGGGCGTGGGCACGGGCTCCTTTGAGGTGGGCCCTGACGGCAGGTTCAGGGAGTGGCTCATCTTCAACAACAGGCCCTGGGCCAACTACGGGCAGCCCGAGTGGTTCATGGGACCTGACGACCTAGTCTTCTTCCTTAGAGTTGAGGTAGAGGGCGAGGAGCCTCAGCTGAGGGGGCTCTTCACGGGCCTCTGGTACTCGACCTGTGAGGACTACACCTACAGGGGCTGCGGCCCGTGGGTGGTCATGGAGCCCTACCACATACCTTGGGCCAAGCCCGTTGAGGCCGTAGAGATGGAGGTCAGGTATCCCGTTGTCGCTCTGAGGTACAGGGACGCCCTGCTTGAGGAGGTAGGGCTTGAGGTGGAGGCTGAGCTGATCTCGCCGCTGCTTCCGGGCGACCTGAGGACCTCCTCGACCCCGGCCGTCCTGCTGAGGTTCCACATGGTCAACGGGGGGAGCTCGACGGCGAGGGCCTCAATTATGGCCGTGGCCAGGAACCCCGCTAGGTCAGCAGGCGCCACAGCGAGGACCGACGTAGTGAGGGCCAGGGGTTGGTCAGGCATGGTTATGAGGGCCGAGGGGGTTGGCGAGGGGCACCCCATGAGGGACGGCGCGCTGGCAGTTGCCCTCGCAGGGGAGGCCACAGGCGCCGTGATAAAGGTCAACGCCTCTGACAGGCCCCAGCTCGTGAGGGCCCTGAGGAACCTGCTCGTGGACTTCAGGGGCGACGGCGCGGTCTCAGGGGCTACCTCAGCGTCCTCCTCCTCTGAGGACGTCTTCGCCTCCCTCGCCTCGAGGCCCGTTGAGCTTAAGCCGAGGTCCTCGACAGACGTGGACTGGGTCATAGCCTGGTACTTCCCTAACCACGTGGACGCGGCGGGGCAGAGGGTAGGCCACTACTACGAGAACTTCTTCTCAGGGGTTGAGCAGGTTGTCGACTACGCGTTCTCGAACAGGGATGAGCTGAGGGAGAGGGCCAAGAGGTTCTCAAGCGTGATGTACGATGTCTCGTACCCCTCCTACGTGGCTGACCTCGTGACTGCTCAGCTCACCAGCCTGCCGAAGCTGACCTGGCTCACCAGGGAGGGCCACTTCGGGGTCTGGGAGGGAGGGCCCGGCTGCTGCGGCCTCAACACTGTTGACGTGATGCTCTGGGCCTTCACAGGCGTAGTCAACATGTACCCTGAGCTGGTTAAGGCGGCGGTCAAGGACGTGACAAGGCACATACTGAGGCCCGATAAGCACTACTGGTACGAGCTGTTCGCCCTTGCGTACCCGGAGAACATGAGCCTCTACAGGGAGATGCTCCGGAGGGACCCGTCAATACAGAACTACCCGGAGAGGCTTTCAGCTGCCATAGCTGAGGTCGTTAAGAGGACGGGGAAGGACCCGACAGGGAGGGTGCCGCACTCCTTCAGGGCATCCTTTGACCTCATAGACACATACGACAGGAACGACCTGATGCCAGAGCTCCTCCTTCTGGCGCTGCTGGCCTACTACGCCACGGGCGACGGGGAGTTCCTGAGGTCAATATGGGGCGACCTGATGACAGTGGTTGAGGGCACCAGGAGGCAGCACGATAGCCTTGGGACAGGGCTGATAGAGCACTACATGCCGTCTGACTACGAGGGCATGTCAAGGGTTGCCGCTGAGGCCTCGGCTAAGGGGCTCCTGCCTGGCCTCTACGGCGGGAACGTGACCAGGGTCCTGTTCTCAGGCCCCATGTACGTCATGAACTCTGTCAACACCTTTGACACGTTCAGCCTGCTCGGGATGGCCTCGTTCACCGGCGACCTCTGGGCCGCCTCGCTCAAGGCCATGGCGGAGGCAGCCAGGAGGGAGGGGCTTGAGGGGGCCGAGGCCCTCAGGGGCTACTCGGAGAGGGCCTACGATAGCCTGGTTAAGATTCTGTGGAACGGCAGCTACTTCGACGACTGGTATGACTCAGTGAGCGGCCTGAGGGACAGGGCTGTGCTCTCGGCCCAGCTGACCGGGGAGTGGTACCTGAGGCTCCTTGGCCTTGGCCCCGGGCTCGACCAGGACAAGGTCAGGTCAGCCCTCAGGGAGGTCTACGCCAGGAACTTCAGGAGGTGGGAGGGCCTGCTTAACGGCACCTACCCCGGCAACCCGAGGCCCTCCATGGTAGGGGACGTAGAGGAGCCTAACGGCACGGGGATACTCAACAGGGTGGGCTCGCAGGCCGACACGCCGTGGACTGGCGTGGAGTTTGGCGTGGCCTCCCAGATGATATACGAGGGGCTCGTGAAGGAGGGGCTTGAGCTGCTCAGGTCGGTCCACGACAGGTACGCCTCCTGGGGCCTCTACTTCAATCACCTCGAGTGCAACGGCCACTACTCCAGGCCCCTCGCGGCGCTGACCATACCGAACGCCATAGCGGGCGTAACGTATGACAGCGTAGCTAAGGAGCTGACGATTTTCCCAAGGCTCGGAAGCCCCTTCAGGGGGCCAGCGCTGGTCTCCGGCTCGCTGCTCTCCGTAGAGTCCGCGGGCCCCTGTCCTGGAGTCATAACAGTAAGGCACGTTGACGGCCTCCCGCTCACCCTGACCTCGATAAGGGTTGACGCCAGGGGCTGCCTGGCCAGGGTTAAGGTCAACGGGGCCGAGGTCAAGGTGACAGTCGAGGGGGACAGGGTCAGGCTGGGCGAGGCGATAAAGCTCAGGCCGGGCGACGTCCTTGAGGTCAGCCTCTCGGCTACAGGTTAG
- a CDS encoding Zn-dependent hydrolase, including glyoxylase: protein MSGSGVRHAYLLDYGLMQAEWGWFLPDAATYSQKDKPRKWVEFPMTGALIEHEDGWIMIDSGPSPEAAKVWPKESFEAFPVVKFSEENVSVNQLKLLGLKPEDIRAIIFTHLHLDHVGQAYLFRDSSFLIAHRRELEHALVQMWEGKYGAYVPADFEPLKGAKWILVDEERLEVLPGVEVIHTGGHTPGHMVVRVEASNGDVWYFMGDFFHMPEEFQAESKGWLLFNGEQFESFTRKMKFWTSSRRVHMFITHDPTNWQKYPKIPKPLF, encoded by the coding sequence GTGTCCGGGAGCGGCGTGAGGCACGCGTACCTCCTCGACTACGGGCTCATGCAGGCCGAGTGGGGCTGGTTCCTGCCTGACGCCGCCACCTACAGCCAGAAGGACAAGCCCAGGAAGTGGGTTGAGTTCCCCATGACAGGCGCCCTGATAGAGCACGAGGACGGCTGGATAATGATAGATAGCGGCCCCAGTCCCGAGGCCGCGAAGGTGTGGCCAAAGGAGTCCTTTGAGGCCTTCCCCGTGGTCAAGTTCAGCGAGGAGAACGTGTCGGTCAACCAGCTTAAGCTCCTGGGCCTCAAGCCTGAGGACATAAGGGCGATAATATTCACCCACTTGCACCTTGACCACGTGGGCCAGGCCTACCTCTTCAGGGACAGCTCGTTCCTAATAGCCCACAGGAGGGAGCTTGAGCACGCTCTCGTCCAGATGTGGGAGGGCAAGTACGGCGCCTACGTGCCCGCTGACTTTGAGCCCCTCAAGGGCGCTAAGTGGATCCTTGTTGACGAGGAGAGGCTTGAGGTGCTGCCCGGCGTAGAGGTGATACACACGGGGGGTCACACGCCCGGCCACATGGTGGTGAGGGTCGAGGCCTCCAACGGGGACGTGTGGTACTTCATGGGCGACTTCTTCCACATGCCTGAGGAGTTCCAGGCTGAGAGCAAGGGGTGGCTGCTTTTCAACGGGGAGCAGTTCGAGTCCTTCACCAGGAAGATGAAGTTCTGGACGTCTTCAAGGAGGGTCCATATGTTCATAACTCACGACCCGACAAACTGGCAGAAGTACCCGAAGATACCTAAGCCCCTCTTCTGA
- a CDS encoding Alcohol dehydrogenase, class IV produces MAYLAYSEVTDSVFVLNLPYIKFGMGASKEVGYEARRLGITSALLVVGKRLAETKLAEQVRSSLESQGIKVEVFTDVHIEPEDEAIVEGYRKIKDLRVDGFVALGGGSTIDTAKLLNLLYTYPADLMEYVNRPIGKGASPPGPLKPMIAIPTTAGTGAENTNVAVLDIKRLHVKTGVSNQYLRPSVAIVDPLTTVTMPPMVTASTGLDVLNHAIESMTAHPYTARPAVSSPAERPVYAGSTPIGDLFAPVIGWVAKYIRRAYADPYDLEARYYLHLGAGLAGLGFGHAGVHVPHAMAYPIAGLVREWHPPDYDFGYPIVPHGISTAIPAAYAFRYLAPYNDEKFRLVARQLGLDDSGAPRQVGERIFDFYMKLLEDLHVPTNLREIGFTRSDLDALVEGAWAQQRLLVLSPKTISKEDLRALFTEML; encoded by the coding sequence GTGGCCTACCTGGCCTATTCTGAGGTCACCGACTCCGTCTTCGTCCTCAACCTCCCCTACATAAAGTTCGGCATGGGGGCCTCTAAGGAGGTCGGCTATGAGGCCAGGAGGCTCGGCATAACGAGCGCCCTCCTGGTTGTCGGCAAGAGGCTGGCCGAGACCAAGCTAGCTGAGCAGGTCAGGTCAAGCCTTGAGTCCCAGGGGATAAAGGTTGAGGTCTTCACCGACGTCCATATAGAGCCGGAGGACGAGGCCATAGTCGAGGGCTACAGGAAGATTAAGGACTTGAGGGTTGACGGCTTTGTGGCCCTGGGAGGGGGGTCAACCATTGACACGGCCAAGCTCCTCAACCTCCTCTACACCTACCCAGCCGACCTGATGGAGTACGTCAACAGGCCCATAGGCAAGGGCGCCTCGCCGCCGGGCCCTCTGAAGCCAATGATAGCCATCCCTACCACCGCTGGGACAGGGGCTGAGAACACCAACGTGGCGGTCCTTGACATAAAGAGGCTTCACGTCAAGACGGGCGTGAGCAACCAGTATCTGAGGCCCTCAGTTGCCATAGTTGACCCCCTCACCACCGTCACCATGCCCCCAATGGTCACAGCCTCGACAGGGCTTGACGTACTGAACCACGCCATAGAGTCCATGACGGCCCACCCCTACACGGCCAGGCCGGCCGTCTCTAGCCCTGCCGAGAGGCCCGTCTACGCGGGCTCGACGCCCATAGGGGACCTCTTCGCCCCAGTGATAGGCTGGGTCGCCAAGTACATCAGGAGGGCCTATGCCGACCCCTACGACCTGGAGGCCAGGTACTACCTGCACCTCGGCGCGGGCCTCGCAGGCCTTGGCTTTGGCCACGCGGGAGTTCACGTGCCTCACGCCATGGCCTACCCGATAGCTGGCCTCGTCAGGGAGTGGCACCCGCCCGACTACGACTTCGGCTACCCAATAGTGCCTCACGGCATAAGCACGGCGATACCGGCAGCCTACGCCTTCAGGTACCTGGCGCCCTATAATGATGAGAAGTTCAGGCTGGTGGCCAGGCAACTCGGCCTTGACGACAGCGGGGCCCCGAGGCAGGTAGGGGAGAGGATATTTGACTTCTACATGAAGCTGCTCGAGGACCTTCACGTCCCGACGAACCTGAGGGAGATAGGGTTCACAAGAAGCGATCTAGACGCGCTGGTTGAGGGGGCCTGGGCGCAACAGAGGCTCCTAGTGCTTTCACCCAAGACCATTTCCAAGGAGGACCTAAGGGCCTTATTCACAGAGATGCTCTGA
- a CDS encoding Aldehyde:ferredoxin oxidoreductase, whose amino-acid sequence MFGRLIRVDLSSGRSTAEQVPEAEVKAFLGGRGLGLRLGWMTGFRRGQDPFSPEAPFILASGPLAGTGVPMSSRAVAVFVSPLTMRWSYSTVGGSIAVDMRYAGADVLLVTGRAPRPSYILVEDGRAEVRDASDLWGLGTFEAERRLKDVHGRESSVAVIGPAGENLVRFASINHETWRQFGRTGGGAVMGSKNLKAVVFVPGSFSVEAYDPEATWQLVNEMTERLREGAKSYRDNGTLGTIDAANGTGFFPSLYWREVRLPGWERISWFKALRNLYYVPWRATCKHCPVACHRLLYSRRYGHVYELEYETTMALAGLTGVADPDELLRLASAVDDLGMDTISAGNALALAAHLREKGILDQSPRFGDAEGMLRLAEDIAYRRGLGKALAEGVREAARALGAPEEVIEVKGLDPAGYDPRSLKGMVLNYAVSERGADHLWASAYAVDIPGLAGGRQATGEEKVRAVMDLEERNAIYDSAPLCKFGRNSYRWPELVKAINAVTGFGYTEDGLREIARRIIVFHRLINGTTRDEDRLPPRWLREPVEFEGSRLVVTEAEWEGMLGLYYRLRGYDENGRPKEETLRALGIP is encoded by the coding sequence TTGTTCGGCAGGCTGATAAGGGTCGACCTGAGCTCAGGGAGGTCAACGGCTGAGCAGGTGCCTGAGGCTGAGGTCAAGGCCTTCCTGGGAGGCAGGGGCCTCGGGCTCAGGCTCGGGTGGATGACGGGCTTCAGGAGGGGGCAGGACCCCTTTTCCCCTGAGGCCCCCTTCATTCTCGCCTCAGGCCCCCTGGCTGGCACCGGCGTACCGATGTCCTCAAGGGCCGTCGCGGTATTCGTGTCGCCGCTGACCATGAGGTGGAGCTACTCAACGGTCGGCGGCTCCATAGCTGTTGACATGAGGTACGCGGGGGCTGACGTCCTGCTCGTGACGGGCAGGGCGCCCAGGCCCTCCTACATACTGGTTGAGGACGGGAGGGCCGAGGTCAGGGACGCCTCGGACCTCTGGGGCCTCGGGACCTTTGAGGCGGAGAGGAGGCTGAAGGACGTCCACGGAAGGGAGTCATCAGTCGCCGTCATAGGGCCCGCCGGGGAGAACCTGGTCAGGTTCGCCTCGATAAACCACGAGACCTGGAGGCAGTTCGGGAGGACGGGCGGAGGCGCCGTCATGGGCTCGAAGAACCTTAAGGCCGTGGTCTTCGTGCCAGGGTCCTTCAGCGTCGAGGCCTACGACCCTGAGGCCACGTGGCAGCTCGTCAACGAGATGACCGAGAGGCTGAGGGAGGGGGCTAAGTCGTACAGGGACAACGGGACGCTTGGGACGATCGACGCCGCCAACGGCACGGGCTTTTTCCCCTCCCTCTACTGGAGGGAGGTCAGGCTCCCGGGCTGGGAGAGAATATCGTGGTTCAAGGCCCTGAGGAACCTCTACTATGTGCCCTGGAGGGCCACCTGCAAGCACTGCCCAGTGGCCTGCCACAGGCTCCTTTACTCGAGGAGGTACGGGCACGTCTACGAGCTGGAGTACGAGACGACTATGGCCTTGGCGGGCCTCACGGGCGTAGCTGACCCTGACGAGCTCCTGAGGCTGGCCTCAGCAGTTGACGACCTGGGCATGGACACCATATCGGCCGGCAACGCGCTCGCGCTGGCAGCCCACCTGAGGGAGAAGGGCATTCTGGACCAGAGCCCCAGGTTCGGGGACGCCGAGGGCATGCTGAGGCTAGCTGAGGACATAGCCTACAGGAGGGGCCTGGGCAAGGCGCTGGCTGAGGGCGTGAGGGAGGCAGCGAGGGCCCTCGGGGCCCCTGAGGAGGTCATTGAGGTGAAGGGCCTTGACCCAGCTGGCTATGACCCCAGGTCGCTGAAGGGCATGGTGCTTAACTACGCCGTCTCTGAGAGGGGCGCCGACCACCTGTGGGCCAGCGCCTACGCCGTCGACATACCTGGCCTGGCGGGCGGCAGGCAGGCGACAGGGGAGGAGAAGGTGAGGGCAGTTATGGACCTAGAGGAAAGGAACGCGATATACGACAGCGCTCCCCTCTGCAAGTTCGGCAGGAACTCCTACAGGTGGCCTGAGCTAGTCAAGGCGATCAACGCCGTCACTGGCTTCGGCTACACCGAGGACGGCCTTAGGGAGATCGCGAGGAGGATAATAGTTTTCCACAGGCTCATAAACGGCACCACGAGGGATGAGGACAGGCTACCGCCCAGGTGGCTGAGGGAGCCCGTTGAGTTCGAGGGGTCACGCCTAGTTGTGACAGAGGCCGAGTGGGAGGGCATGCTAGGCCTCTACTACAGGCTCAGGGGCTATGACGAGAATGGAAGGCCTAAGGAGGAGACCCTGAGGGCCCTCGGGATACCCTAG
- a CDS encoding Universal stress protein UspA and related nucleotide-binding protein, whose protein sequence is MSEPTYYVSFWFREVLVPVDGSESSLKALELAVDFARRYGSRITVLAATYDSSEQVRKAVEARVAGRAAYEFKAVRLDESTSPANEVLKELGTGKYDAVIMGARGLTVSDINIGSTAMAVVANAPVTVIIVR, encoded by the coding sequence GTGAGCGAGCCCACGTACTACGTTAGCTTCTGGTTCAGGGAGGTCCTGGTCCCGGTAGACGGGTCGGAGAGCAGCCTGAAGGCCCTCGAGCTGGCCGTTGACTTCGCCAGGCGCTACGGCTCCAGGATAACTGTCCTCGCGGCCACCTACGACAGCTCTGAGCAGGTGAGGAAGGCCGTGGAGGCCAGGGTTGCTGGCAGGGCCGCCTACGAGTTCAAGGCCGTGAGGCTTGACGAGTCCACTAGCCCCGCCAACGAGGTCCTCAAGGAGCTCGGGACTGGCAAGTACGACGCCGTGATAATGGGGGCGAGGGGGCTCACGGTGAGCGACATCAACATAGGCTCTACGGCTATGGCCGTCGTAGCCAACGCCCCCGTCACGGTGATAATAGTCCGCTAG
- a CDS encoding Glyceraldehyde-3-phosphate dehydrogenase/erythrose-4-phosphate dehydrogenase, producing MAVVAPTTLMHMHFIYAYLREPVTREDVVRTLSGSPRIVLIPPELGIEGTAHLFEVGRDLGRKRGDMPEVMVFEESINASGGEVSLMYAVHQESVVVPENVDAIRAVMSAASREETVRLTDSTLGIMRGRLA from the coding sequence ATGGCCGTCGTGGCCCCGACCACGCTGATGCACATGCACTTCATCTACGCCTACCTCAGGGAGCCTGTCACGAGGGAGGACGTGGTGAGGACTCTCTCAGGGTCCCCCAGGATCGTCCTCATTCCGCCCGAGCTGGGCATCGAGGGAACTGCTCACCTCTTTGAGGTTGGGAGGGACCTGGGGAGGAAGAGGGGCGACATGCCTGAGGTCATGGTCTTCGAGGAGTCAATAAACGCCAGTGGGGGCGAGGTGTCGCTTATGTACGCTGTTCACCAGGAGTCCGTGGTCGTGCCCGAGAACGTTGATGCTATAAGGGCTGTCATGTCGGCCGCCAGCAGGGAGGAGACAGTAAGGCTTACAGACTCGACCCTGGGGATAATGAGGGGGAGGCTGGCGTGA